In Providencia sneebia DSM 19967, one DNA window encodes the following:
- the oxc gene encoding oxalyl-CoA decarboxylase, producing the protein MSTEQTQNLTDGMHIIVDALKKNDIDTIYGVVGIPVTDMARHAQAEGIRYIGFRHEQSAGNAAAISGFLTQKPGICLTVSAPGFLNGMVALANATTNGFPMIQISGSSDRAIIDLQQGDYEELDQMNTAKPFVKASYRVNKPEDLGIALARAIRASVSGRPGGVYLDLTTEVLAAVMDKDAADKTIFKVEDPAPRQLPAPESVEKALKLLANAKSPLIILGKGAAYAQADENIRQFIETIGIPYLPMSMAKGLLPDDHPQSAASARSHALENADVVVLMGARLNWLLDHGKGKHWSPNTQFIQLDIEPSEIDSNRPIAAPVVGDIYSSIEALLAGLKAIPVKSPSEWMAGIDEQKKINSAKMAVKLNTDTSPMNYFNALRAVRDVLVDHKDVYVVNEGANTLDNARNIIDMYQPRQRLDCGTWGVMGIGMGYAVGAAVTSGKPVVAIEGDSAFGFSGMEIETICRYQLPVTVLIFNNGGIYRGDGVNLHGDKDPCPTVLMASARYDKMIEAFGGVGYNATTPDELQQALKAGLTSGKPTLINVVIDPAVGTESGHIGNLNPKSVVKN; encoded by the coding sequence ATGTCTACTGAGCAAACTCAAAACCTGACAGATGGTATGCATATTATTGTTGATGCGCTGAAAAAGAATGACATCGACACAATTTATGGCGTGGTTGGTATTCCAGTAACGGATATGGCGAGACATGCTCAAGCTGAAGGTATTCGTTATATTGGTTTTCGTCATGAACAATCAGCAGGAAATGCAGCGGCAATTAGCGGTTTCTTGACTCAAAAACCCGGCATTTGTCTTACCGTTTCTGCACCGGGCTTCTTAAATGGCATGGTAGCACTCGCTAATGCGACAACGAACGGTTTTCCTATGATCCAAATTAGTGGTTCTAGTGATAGGGCGATTATCGACCTACAACAGGGCGACTATGAAGAATTAGATCAAATGAATACGGCGAAGCCATTTGTTAAAGCTTCTTATCGTGTGAATAAACCCGAAGATTTGGGAATTGCTTTAGCTCGTGCAATCAGAGCTTCCGTCTCAGGTCGCCCAGGTGGTGTGTATCTTGATTTAACAACGGAAGTCTTAGCTGCCGTTATGGATAAAGATGCCGCGGATAAAACGATATTTAAAGTTGAAGATCCTGCTCCACGCCAGTTGCCTGCACCTGAATCTGTAGAGAAAGCGCTTAAGTTGCTTGCTAATGCCAAAAGCCCACTCATTATTTTGGGTAAAGGTGCAGCTTATGCACAAGCTGATGAAAATATTCGTCAATTTATTGAAACAATAGGTATTCCTTATCTACCTATGTCAATGGCAAAAGGCCTATTGCCTGATGATCATCCACAATCTGCGGCATCTGCACGTTCTCATGCCCTTGAAAATGCAGATGTTGTTGTTCTGATGGGTGCGCGTTTAAATTGGCTACTTGACCACGGTAAAGGTAAACATTGGTCACCGAATACTCAATTTATTCAATTAGATATTGAGCCTTCAGAAATTGATAGTAACCGCCCAATTGCTGCGCCTGTTGTGGGAGATATTTATTCCAGTATTGAAGCTTTATTGGCTGGCTTGAAAGCCATTCCGGTTAAATCACCAAGTGAATGGATGGCTGGTATTGATGAGCAGAAGAAAATTAATAGCGCGAAGATGGCTGTTAAGCTCAATACTGATACTTCCCCAATGAACTATTTCAATGCATTACGCGCAGTTCGTGATGTTTTGGTTGACCATAAAGATGTTTATGTGGTGAACGAAGGGGCAAATACCCTTGATAATGCTCGTAATATCATTGACATGTATCAACCTCGCCAGCGTTTAGATTGCGGTACATGGGGTGTGATGGGAATTGGTATGGGTTATGCCGTCGGTGCTGCTGTCACAAGTGGTAAGCCTGTAGTTGCCATTGAAGGTGATAGTGCATTTGGTTTTAGCGGCATGGAAATTGAGACGATTTGTCGCTACCAACTGCCAGTCACTGTACTCATTTTCAATAATGGCGGTATTTACCGTGGTGATGGTGTAAACCTTCACGGTGATAAAGACCCTTGCCCAACAGTTTTAATGGCGAGTGCACGTTATGACAAAATGATCGAGGCTTTTGGTGGAGTTGGGTATAACGCAACCACGCCAGATGAACTCCAGCAAGCATTAAAAGCAGGATTAACATCAGGTAAACCGACATTAATTAACGTGGTTATCGACCCAGCGGTTGGGACAGAAAGTGGTCATATTGGCAACTTAAACCCAAAATCTGTAGTGAAAAACTGA
- a CDS encoding YoaK family protein — MTTPVSKIPFMQLPTIAFLLAITSGMLDGYAFFTTKSFATFQSGNIIMLGYEFAKHGLAAVIPYVIAIISFGAGAMILAWLRYRYNTNEKTWTFTLLSLEIILLILLVAYIYFFKVEASGFHAVWALSFIAGMQGNAFHKINGMLYGNIAVTLNVQLGFSSLAESVAFKGQERREALYKSYCYFLTLFGFAGGAFMMAMLADYAREYALLMTLVPLCLIFTMGHHLSREDKNIIIDSN; from the coding sequence ATGACAACACCTGTATCCAAAATTCCATTTATGCAATTACCAACAATCGCTTTCTTGCTAGCAATTACTTCAGGAATGCTAGATGGTTATGCTTTCTTTACAACGAAATCTTTTGCTACGTTCCAGTCTGGTAACATTATTATGCTGGGCTATGAATTTGCGAAACATGGGCTAGCTGCGGTGATACCTTATGTTATCGCTATTATCTCTTTTGGTGCTGGTGCGATGATCCTAGCATGGTTGAGATACCGCTATAATACGAATGAAAAAACGTGGACATTTACGCTACTTTCATTAGAGATTATTTTACTGATTTTACTTGTTGCCTACATTTACTTCTTTAAAGTAGAAGCAAGCGGTTTCCATGCTGTATGGGCATTATCATTTATTGCGGGTATGCAAGGTAATGCATTCCATAAAATCAATGGAATGTTATATGGAAATATTGCAGTGACATTAAATGTCCAACTTGGCTTTAGCTCTTTAGCGGAATCAGTGGCATTTAAAGGCCAAGAAAGAAGAGAAGCACTTTATAAAAGTTATTGCTACTTTTTGACATTATTTGGCTTTGCGGGTGGCGCATTTATGATGGCAATGCTTGCCGATTACGCGAGAGAATATGCTTTATTAATGACATTAGTACCGCTGTGCTTGATCTTTACAATGGGGCATCATTTATCAAGAGAAGATAAAAACATCATTATTGACTCAAATTAG
- a CDS encoding nitrilase-related carbon-nitrogen hydrolase: MSQVQIKKTSKVAAVDFIPAWGDLDGNIRRLAEAVEKVAAQGVDYAVFPETAVSGYLFSDSTELAPYLDTIPGKTTAAILPILASTGMYMSVGIAERDTKTGLAYNSAVLMGPEEIIGTYRKIGLNSQDQKVFAPSNTGVKTFDTPIGRIALLICYDDTYWQYVRLAALEGAQIIGWHSVSDRMMPNASPAEMLGDHSTVAHVQHMSAFNGMWVICATRSGIETNPITKGQLYYNGGSSVWSPSGHKVAQAPVVSPLELEPGLNGIFTATIDLDEADKQRESMLAKRRPELYFPTLALHRSPTDINATTHIAKTTLIAAQWDKASSNLTEVKVGENELLVLPELSSLPYTNDPNIVLSKAEKQGGDFEQSLCKIAAEGKGYVVGSYPEIDVDKLYHTVVLAGPAGEILARYRATHLNERDQGWASAGQSISVTVTPIGRIALAVAHELEVVELGGLYSTQRADIIAAPAGLPSDLRVEIASHLYSVDNPPTDRADFIPYATATMHQLWVVCGGRSDKDFTSAGIYGPEPVVLTPTLTADRGAPEVRLQTQVPAPFTWINQERLISGQQAIWFPPLTK, from the coding sequence ATGAGTCAGGTACAAATTAAAAAAACAAGTAAAGTCGCAGCTGTAGATTTTATTCCTGCTTGGGGTGATTTAGACGGTAATATTCGTCGCTTGGCAGAAGCAGTAGAAAAAGTCGCAGCTCAAGGTGTTGATTATGCAGTGTTCCCGGAAACGGCTGTGAGTGGTTATTTATTTTCTGACTCAACGGAATTAGCACCTTATTTAGATACCATCCCCGGAAAAACCACCGCTGCTATTTTACCTATATTAGCAAGTACGGGCATGTATATGAGCGTTGGGATTGCAGAGCGTGATACAAAAACAGGATTAGCTTATAATTCCGCAGTATTAATGGGGCCTGAAGAGATTATTGGGACATACCGTAAAATTGGTTTAAATTCTCAGGATCAAAAAGTTTTTGCACCGAGTAATACAGGCGTCAAAACCTTTGATACGCCAATTGGCCGTATTGCCCTGCTTATTTGTTATGATGATACTTATTGGCAATATGTCAGATTAGCAGCATTAGAAGGTGCACAAATTATTGGTTGGCATTCGGTATCTGACCGTATGATGCCAAATGCAAGCCCAGCCGAAATGTTAGGTGACCATTCAACGGTTGCTCATGTGCAACATATGAGTGCTTTCAATGGGATGTGGGTGATTTGTGCAACTCGTAGTGGCATTGAAACTAACCCAATCACCAAGGGTCAACTCTATTATAATGGCGGCTCAAGTGTATGGTCTCCATCTGGCCATAAAGTTGCTCAAGCGCCTGTAGTCAGCCCTCTTGAGTTAGAACCTGGCCTAAATGGTATTTTCACAGCAACTATCGACCTTGATGAAGCTGATAAGCAGCGTGAATCAATGCTGGCGAAACGCCGTCCTGAGCTATATTTTCCTACGTTAGCTTTGCATCGTAGCCCAACTGATATTAATGCAACAACTCACATTGCTAAAACGACATTAATCGCGGCGCAATGGGATAAAGCATCTTCTAATTTGACAGAAGTAAAAGTAGGTGAAAACGAGCTATTAGTATTACCAGAATTATCAAGTTTGCCTTACACCAATGACCCAAATATTGTTTTGTCTAAAGCAGAGAAGCAAGGTGGTGATTTTGAGCAAAGCCTATGCAAAATTGCTGCAGAAGGGAAAGGTTACGTAGTAGGAAGTTACCCTGAAATTGATGTCGATAAATTATATCATACCGTTGTATTAGCAGGGCCAGCAGGTGAAATTCTTGCAAGATACCGTGCAACACATCTTAATGAACGCGATCAGGGCTGGGCAAGTGCTGGACAATCGATTAGTGTAACAGTCACGCCAATTGGACGCATAGCATTAGCGGTAGCGCATGAATTAGAAGTGGTTGAATTAGGCGGCTTATATAGCACACAGCGTGCAGATATTATTGCAGCGCCAGCAGGTCTGCCAAGTGATTTACGCGTAGAAATAGCAAGTCACTTATATTCAGTTGATAACCCACCAACAGACCGAGCAGATTTTATCCCATACGCGACAGCAACTATGCATCAGCTATGGGTAGTCTGTGGTGGTCGAAGTGATAAAGATTTCACTTCAGCAGGGATTTATGGGCCAGAACCAGTGGTATTAACGCCAACATTAACGGCGGATCGTGGTGCTCCAGAGGTCAGATTGCAAACTCAGGTGCCGGCGCCATTTACCTGGATTAATCAGGAACGTTTGATTAGCGGGCAACAGGCTATTTGGTTTCCTCCCTTAACCAAATAA
- the yfdV gene encoding transporter YfdV produces MFKIFMSDLLPIIIIMVLGYVSGRRNVFTDDQAKAFNKLVLNYALPAALFVSLVRANRDMIFADMKLTIISLVVLLLCFFFTFFSCKKFFKHSRPEAAVCALIAGSPTIGFLGFAVLDPIYGDTVSTGLVVAIISIIVNAITIPIGLFLLNPSSANGGKGGSGMQSLISAFKEPVVWSPILATVLVLVGIKIPDVWDPTFDLIAKANSGVAVFAAGLTLAANKFEFDGEIIYNTMLKLVLMPALMLIAGLLFHMESEQLQMMVLAGALPPAFSGTIIASRFGIYTRTGTASLAVSVIGFIIAAPLWIYIARLVS; encoded by the coding sequence ATGTTTAAGATATTTATGAGCGATTTATTGCCCATAATTATCATCATGGTATTGGGATATGTGAGTGGTAGACGAAATGTGTTTACTGATGACCAAGCCAAAGCATTTAATAAACTCGTATTAAACTATGCGTTACCCGCGGCACTATTTGTCTCATTAGTTCGCGCTAATCGTGACATGATTTTTGCCGACATGAAACTCACGATTATTTCATTAGTTGTACTGTTACTGTGTTTCTTTTTTACCTTCTTTAGCTGCAAAAAATTCTTTAAACATTCCCGACCTGAAGCGGCTGTTTGTGCCTTAATTGCAGGTTCACCAACAATTGGGTTTCTCGGTTTTGCGGTTTTAGATCCAATTTACGGTGATACTGTTTCAACAGGTCTTGTTGTTGCCATTATTTCAATTATCGTCAATGCGATTACCATTCCTATTGGGCTGTTCTTACTTAATCCATCAAGTGCTAATGGTGGGAAAGGTGGTAGTGGTATGCAATCGCTGATCTCTGCATTTAAAGAGCCAGTGGTATGGTCACCTATCTTAGCGACAGTCTTAGTGCTTGTTGGTATCAAAATTCCAGATGTTTGGGACCCGACTTTTGACTTAATCGCTAAAGCAAACTCCGGGGTTGCGGTATTTGCTGCGGGACTGACTTTAGCTGCCAATAAGTTCGAATTTGATGGTGAAATTATTTATAACACCATGCTGAAGCTTGTTTTAATGCCCGCGTTAATGTTAATCGCAGGCCTGCTATTTCATATGGAATCTGAACAACTTCAAATGATGGTCTTAGCGGGTGCGCTTCCTCCTGCATTCTCAGGCACGATTATTGCGAGTCGATTTGGTATTTATACCCGAACAGGGACTGCATCACTCGCGGTCAGTGTTATCGGGTTTATTATCGCCGCACCATTATGGATTTATATTGCTCGGCTTGTGTCATGA
- the fdhE gene encoding formate dehydrogenase accessory protein FdhE: MGIRIVPKEDLGQERLKEKGIGFIPPVLFPNLKNLYQRRAERLKQLAIGEHPFADYLNFAADVAMAQNSAQFDNPLEMDMNAVLAHATATNTPPLDTKTFPRTHHWHKILQSIIAELLPVVPETVRSTLENLSKESDSELKVMASALLNEQFEKVPADKSMFIWAALSVYWAQMAAQIPGKARAEEGDHRHFCPVCHSMPVSSIVQIGSSQGLRYLHCNLCETEWHMVRVKCSNCEETRDLNYWSLDDENAAVKAESCGDCGSYLKILYQEKEVNVEAVADDLASIILDARMEEEGFARSSINPFLFPGEK, translated from the coding sequence ATGGGTATTCGTATCGTCCCTAAAGAAGATTTAGGACAAGAAAGGTTAAAAGAAAAAGGAATTGGTTTTATCCCTCCAGTTCTATTCCCAAATCTGAAAAACCTGTACCAACGACGAGCTGAAAGATTAAAACAACTCGCAATTGGCGAGCATCCTTTTGCAGATTATCTTAACTTTGCCGCGGATGTTGCTATGGCGCAAAATAGTGCGCAATTTGATAATCCACTAGAAATGGATATGAATGCTGTATTGGCTCATGCGACAGCAACCAATACACCTCCGCTTGATACAAAAACATTTCCACGTACGCATCATTGGCACAAAATCTTGCAATCAATTATTGCTGAGCTATTGCCAGTGGTACCAGAAACGGTGCGTTCTACACTCGAAAATTTATCGAAAGAATCTGATAGCGAGTTAAAAGTAATGGCTTCCGCATTGCTTAATGAACAATTTGAAAAAGTGCCTGCCGATAAATCAATGTTTATTTGGGCTGCATTATCTGTTTATTGGGCGCAAATGGCAGCACAAATTCCCGGTAAAGCTCGAGCAGAAGAGGGCGATCATCGCCATTTTTGCCCAGTTTGTCATAGCATGCCGGTTTCAAGTATTGTTCAGATTGGCTCATCTCAAGGGCTGCGTTATTTGCACTGTAATCTTTGTGAAACCGAGTGGCATATGGTGCGAGTGAAATGCAGTAATTGCGAAGAGACTCGTGACCTCAATTATTGGTCATTGGATGATGAAAATGCGGCAGTAAAAGCAGAAAGCTGTGGTGATTGCGGAAGTTATCTGAAAATCTTGTACCAAGAAAAAGAGGTTAATGTTGAAGCTGTTGCCGATGATTTAGCGTCTATTATCCTTGATGCTCGTATGGAAGAAGAAGGCTTTGCGCGTAGTAGCATCAACCCATTTTTATTTCCTGGTGAAAAGTAA
- the selA gene encoding L-seryl-tRNA(Sec) selenium transferase, with protein sequence MPDSNASLYRQLPSIDKLLQLSDVQALVEKSGLHWVTENLRSMQEQARECIQQQGSLPSWHDNWGAKLVQNHDAMQESALKSVFNLTGTVLHTNLGRAVMAQSAMTAVSRVMSSPVTLEYSLDGATRGHRDRPLADLLCQLTGAEDACIVNNNAAAVLLLLATLAQGRQVIVSRGELVEIGGAFRVPDVMSQAGCQLVEVGTTNRTHLRDYEHAINENTALLMKVHTSNYSIEGFTAEVDGAQLAQLGQQYQLPTAIDLGSGSMVDMGKYGLPVEPMPHTYLAQGIDLVSISGDKLLGGPQAGIILGKKKWIEAIQKHPLKRALRADKMTLAALEATLQLYLTPEKLVSELPTLRWLTRDAEEIKTRAERILVPLQAFYGDNFIVEIEQCQSQIGSGSLPVDRLPSYAITFSPLEKHGYSLAQLAEHWRQSPQPVIGRLKEGKLWLDLRCLDDEHSLLQVLLS encoded by the coding sequence ATGCCAGACTCTAATGCGTCCCTTTATCGTCAACTTCCATCAATCGATAAACTATTACAGCTCAGTGATGTTCAGGCCTTGGTCGAAAAATCAGGATTGCATTGGGTTACTGAGAACTTGCGTAGCATGCAAGAACAAGCACGTGAATGTATTCAACAGCAAGGTTCATTACCAAGTTGGCACGATAATTGGGGAGCTAAGCTAGTACAAAATCATGATGCTATGCAAGAAAGCGCATTAAAGTCTGTCTTCAATTTAACTGGAACCGTTTTACATACTAACCTTGGACGGGCGGTAATGGCACAGTCGGCAATGACTGCGGTGAGTAGAGTAATGAGCTCTCCTGTCACCTTGGAGTATTCACTCGATGGTGCAACGCGTGGACATCGTGATCGCCCATTAGCTGATTTGCTGTGCCAATTAACAGGCGCTGAAGATGCTTGTATTGTGAATAATAATGCGGCGGCTGTTCTTTTGTTACTCGCCACTTTGGCACAAGGTCGGCAAGTCATAGTTTCTCGCGGTGAACTTGTCGAGATTGGTGGTGCTTTTCGTGTGCCTGATGTGATGAGCCAAGCTGGTTGCCAACTGGTTGAAGTGGGTACAACAAACCGAACTCATTTACGTGATTATGAACACGCCATCAATGAAAATACGGCATTATTGATGAAAGTTCATACCAGTAATTACAGCATTGAAGGTTTTACCGCAGAAGTTGATGGCGCACAATTGGCTCAATTAGGTCAGCAATATCAACTACCAACAGCGATTGATTTGGGCAGCGGTTCAATGGTGGATATGGGTAAATACGGGCTACCTGTTGAACCCATGCCACATACTTATCTTGCTCAAGGCATTGATTTAGTCTCTATTTCTGGCGATAAGCTGTTAGGCGGCCCGCAGGCTGGTATTATTCTTGGTAAGAAAAAATGGATTGAAGCCATTCAAAAACACCCTCTTAAACGTGCTTTGCGTGCTGATAAAATGACATTAGCGGCTTTAGAAGCGACTTTACAGCTATATCTTACACCTGAAAAACTTGTCTCTGAGTTACCGACATTACGTTGGTTGACCCGTGATGCAGAAGAGATAAAGACACGCGCAGAGCGGATTCTTGTACCATTACAAGCTTTTTATGGTGACAATTTTATTGTTGAAATAGAACAATGCCAATCACAAATTGGTAGTGGCTCACTTCCTGTTGATAGGCTACCAAGTTATGCCATTACTTTTTCACCTTTAGAAAAACATGGCTATTCACTGGCTCAACTTGCAGAGCATTGGCGTCAATCACCACAGCCTGTAATAGGCAGACTTAAAGAGGGGAAATTGTGGCTTGATTTACGTTGTCTCGATGATGAACACAGCTTATTACAGGTACTTCTCTCATGA
- the frc gene encoding formyl-CoA transferase, giving the protein MDLPLQGIKVLDFTGVQSGPSCTQMLAWFGADVIKIERPGVGDVTRNQLRDIPDVDALYFTMLNSNKRSVELNTKTPEGKEVMERLIKQADVLVENFHPGAIDHMGFTWEHIQELNPRLIFGSIKGFDENSPYADVKAYENVAQAAGGAASTTGFWDGPPLVSAAALGDSNTGMHLLIGLLAALLHREKTGKGQRVTMSMQDAVLNLCRVKLRDQQRLEKVGYLEEYPQYPNGKFGDAVPRGGNAGGGGQPGWILKCKGWETDPNAYIYFTIQEQDWEQTCIAIGKPEWANDPAYNTPQARQPHIFDIFAEIEKFLADKDKHEAVAYLSKYGVPCAPVLSMKEIAHDQTLRDSGSVVEVEQPKRGTFLTVGCPMKFSSFTPEIKSAPLLGEHTDEVLTELGYSAEQIASMRANKAI; this is encoded by the coding sequence ATGGATCTTCCTTTACAAGGTATTAAAGTACTCGATTTTACCGGAGTACAATCAGGGCCATCTTGTACTCAAATGCTAGCGTGGTTTGGGGCTGATGTAATTAAAATTGAGCGCCCTGGTGTGGGTGATGTCACCCGCAACCAATTAAGAGATATTCCTGATGTCGATGCTCTTTACTTTACGATGTTAAATAGTAACAAACGTTCAGTTGAGCTAAACACCAAAACGCCAGAAGGCAAAGAGGTTATGGAAAGGTTGATCAAACAGGCGGACGTTTTAGTTGAAAACTTCCACCCTGGTGCTATCGACCATATGGGATTTACTTGGGAACATATCCAAGAACTTAACCCGCGCCTAATTTTCGGGTCAATTAAAGGATTTGATGAAAACTCTCCTTACGCTGATGTTAAAGCGTATGAAAACGTGGCTCAAGCCGCGGGCGGTGCCGCATCTACAACTGGTTTTTGGGATGGCCCACCATTAGTGAGTGCAGCAGCACTCGGTGATAGTAATACGGGGATGCACCTGTTAATTGGTTTGTTAGCTGCGTTGTTACATCGTGAAAAAACAGGCAAAGGCCAGCGCGTTACGATGTCAATGCAGGATGCTGTACTGAACTTGTGCCGAGTTAAATTGCGTGACCAACAACGTTTAGAAAAAGTGGGTTATCTTGAAGAGTATCCACAATATCCAAATGGTAAATTTGGTGATGCTGTTCCTCGTGGTGGTAATGCGGGTGGTGGTGGTCAACCTGGTTGGATCTTGAAATGTAAAGGCTGGGAAACAGACCCGAACGCATATATTTATTTCACTATTCAAGAACAAGATTGGGAACAAACGTGTATTGCTATTGGTAAACCTGAGTGGGCAAATGATCCAGCTTATAATACTCCTCAAGCACGCCAACCCCATATTTTTGATATTTTTGCTGAAATTGAAAAATTCCTTGCTGACAAAGATAAGCACGAAGCTGTTGCTTACTTAAGTAAGTATGGTGTGCCTTGTGCGCCAGTATTGAGTATGAAAGAAATTGCTCATGACCAAACATTGCGCGATAGCGGCAGTGTTGTTGAAGTTGAACAACCAAAACGTGGGACTTTCCTCACTGTTGGTTGCCCAATGAAATTCTCATCTTTCACACCTGAGATTAAAAGTGCTCCACTGTTAGGCGAACATACAGATGAAGTCCTAACAGAATTGGGTTACAGCGCAGAGCAAATTGCTTCTATGCGTGCAAATAAAGCGATTTAA
- the frc gene encoding formyl-CoA transferase: MTYPLPLDGIRVLDFTGVQSGPSCTQMLAWFGADVIKIERPGVGDVTRNQLRDIPNVDALYFTMLNSNKRSLELNTKTPEGKEVMEKLIRQADILVENFHPGAIDHMGFTWEHIQELNPRLIFGSIKGFNENSPYADVKAYENVAQSAGGAASTTGFPDGPPVVSAAALGDSNTGMHLLIGLLTALLHREKTGKGQRITMSMQDAVLNMCRVKLRDQQRLEKLGFLEEYPQYPNGTFGDAVPRGGNASGGGQPGTMLKCKGSDTDPNAYIYFINQDHNWENTCDAIGKPEWKTDPAFITTEARVSHIQDVWDAIEDIAKDKDKHQLTDYFDQFXVPCSAVLSMKEIIDDKSLRDSGTIVEVEQPQRGSYLTVGCPMKFSAFTPEIKSAPLLGQHNNEVLKELGYSDEQITAMKQKNVI, translated from the coding sequence ATGACTTATCCATTACCACTTGACGGGATCCGTGTTTTGGATTTTACGGGAGTACAATCTGGACCATCTTGTACCCAAATGTTGGCTTGGTTTGGGGCGGATGTGATTAAAATAGAGCGTCCGGGTGTTGGTGACGTGACTCGAAATCAACTGAGAGATATTCCGAATGTTGATGCACTTTATTTTACTATGCTCAATAGTAATAAACGCTCATTAGAGTTGAATACAAAAACACCTGAAGGTAAAGAAGTGATGGAGAAGTTAATCCGTCAAGCTGATATTTTAGTTGAAAACTTCCATCCAGGTGCAATTGATCATATGGGTTTCACTTGGGAACATATTCAGGAGCTCAATCCGCGCCTTATTTTTGGCTCAATTAAAGGTTTTAATGAAAACTCGCCTTATGCAGATGTAAAAGCCTATGAAAATGTGGCTCAATCTGCGGGCGGTGCGGCATCAACAACTGGCTTTCCTGATGGTCCTCCCGTTGTCAGTGCTGCTGCTTTAGGTGATAGTAATACAGGAATGCACCTTCTTATTGGATTATTGACCGCTTTATTACATCGAGAAAAAACGGGCAAAGGTCAGCGCATCACTATGTCGATGCAGGATGCGGTTTTAAATATGTGTCGTGTTAAATTACGTGACCAACAGCGATTAGAAAAACTCGGCTTTTTAGAAGAATATCCTCAATATCCTAATGGTACATTTGGTGATGCAGTTCCTCGTGGTGGTAATGCGAGTGGCGGTGGTCAACCGGGTACTATGTTAAAATGCAAAGGCAGTGATACAGACCCGAATGCTTATATTTACTTTATCAATCAAGATCATAATTGGGAAAATACCTGTGATGCCATAGGTAAACCAGAATGGAAAACAGATCCCGCCTTTATAACAACAGAAGCCCGAGTCAGTCATATTCAAGACGTTTGGGATGCTATTGAAGATATTGCAAAAGATAAAGATAAACATCAATTAACAGATTATTTCGATCAATTYKGTGTGCCTTGCTCTGCTGTTTTGAGTATGAAGGAAATAATTGATGATAAATCATTACGAGACAGCGGTACTATTGTTGAAGTTGAACAACCTCAACGCGGAAGTTATTTAACCGTTGGTTGCCCTATGAAGTTTTCAGCATTTACGCCTGAAATAAAAAGTGCACCTTTATTAGGTCAACATAATAACGAAGTATTAAAAGAGCTTGGTTATAGTGATGAACAAATAACGGCGATGAAACAAAAAAATGTAATTTAG
- a CDS encoding ion channel, with translation MAHSIYFDIQFWICIYFTVDFFIFFFLSENKKKFIAKYSIVIFLSIPYLSIFDYTSIQFTQEQIYLIRFIPLFRGGAALIMLMTMIVKRNSTALFLSYILLLFAIVYFISLMFFIFERGSNADVKNYGDAIWWAAMTVTTLGSNIIPVTTAGKVVTTILAATGMTVFPIFTVYFTTVISRLSQSDNNSNTPKKV, from the coding sequence ATGGCACATTCAATTTATTTTGATATCCAATTTTGGATTTGTATTTATTTTACAGTAGACTTTTTTATTTTCTTTTTTCTATCGGAAAATAAAAAGAAGTTTATAGCTAAATATTCAATCGTTATATTTTTATCGATACCTTATTTAAGCATTTTCGATTATACCTCGATTCAATTTACTCAAGAGCAAATCTACCTCATCCGTTTTATCCCATTATTTAGAGGTGGTGCGGCTCTTATTATGTTAATGACGATGATAGTGAAGAGAAACTCTACTGCACTATTTCTCTCATATATTTTGCTGTTATTCGCAATTGTTTACTTTATTAGCTTGATGTTTTTCATTTTTGAAAGAGGTAGCAATGCCGATGTGAAAAACTATGGTGATGCTATTTGGTGGGCAGCAATGACAGTAACAACATTGGGATCAAATATTATCCCCGTTACGACAGCAGGAAAAGTGGTCACGACAATACTTGCTGCAACAGGGATGACCGTTTTCCCAATCTTTACAGTCTATTTTACGACTGTAATTAGCCGATTAAGCCAGTCGGATAATAATTCAAATACACCAAAAAAGGTTTAA